A window of Streptomyces sp. DG1A-41 contains these coding sequences:
- a CDS encoding helix-turn-helix domain-containing protein: MVRRLSRARKAPRDAVMRARMVELSWAGLRVPAIAEELDCGQKTVRRWLHRFNRSGLEGLEDLGGQGRKRRITEAERSRIIALVKEVPPGRLEVQPGGDLWAADESGPAEWTLDSLAAQARQLGIEVGRSQVRRILIAEGVRWRRTRSWTRSKDPDFAGKGRGSSASTPSRPTARRSSAPTSWGR; the protein is encoded by the coding sequence GTGGTGCGTCGGCTGTCGCGGGCCCGCAAGGCGCCGCGAGATGCGGTGATGCGGGCGCGGATGGTCGAGCTGAGCTGGGCCGGCTTGCGAGTTCCGGCGATCGCGGAGGAGCTGGACTGCGGCCAGAAGACGGTGCGGCGTTGGCTGCACCGCTTCAACCGCTCCGGGCTGGAGGGACTGGAGGATCTGGGCGGGCAGGGCCGCAAGCGGCGGATCACGGAGGCCGAGCGGTCCCGGATTATCGCCCTGGTCAAAGAGGTGCCGCCGGGGAGGCTGGAGGTGCAGCCCGGCGGGGACCTGTGGGCGGCCGACGAGTCGGGGCCGGCTGAGTGGACGCTGGACTCCCTGGCTGCTCAGGCCCGGCAGTTGGGCATCGAGGTCGGCCGCTCCCAGGTGCGCAGGATCCTGATCGCCGAGGGTGTGCGCTGGCGCCGCACCCGGTCCTGGACCCGTTCGAAGGACCCGGACTTCGCGGGAAAAGGACGCGGATCATCGGCCTCTACACCCAGCCGCCCGACGGCGCGACGGTCATCTGCGCCGACGAGCTGGGGCCGGTGA
- a CDS encoding diacylglycerol kinase family protein translates to MGSAMNERYHRRQRWAARGALAAVALAALLPLVSGGLKGLLLLAAGLAGLALTAAALWWVLSRRGPVRTAAAALAVVTPVAVITLFAAANLLWVVFASLLLWCLAVWSGRYALRSTGLRPVRVKEYRTPPPKRPFLLLNPRSGGGKVEKFDLKEKAEALGARVVLLDADQHQDVTVLARAAVADGADLLGVAGGDGTQALVAAVAAEHGLPFLVISAGTRNHFAMDLGLDRDDPSTCLDALTDGVELRVDLGFADDRPFVNNASFGVYGAVVQSPGYREDKVGAALERLPELLTRQSGPRLTAGADGTVIADPQAVLVSNNPYRMDDPFGFGRRERLDSGKLGVLAVRVDSAVEAAELLLAPRPEGLTVLTAHHVVVEADASHLEVGLDGEALTLPAPVHCRIARRALRVRVPRNRPGVPEAPPRLDWRRLRKLAAAVGRTAAPSRSRRS, encoded by the coding sequence ATGGGATCGGCGATGAACGAGCGGTATCACCGCCGGCAGAGATGGGCGGCCAGGGGAGCCCTGGCCGCGGTCGCGCTGGCGGCGTTGCTGCCCCTGGTGTCCGGCGGTCTGAAAGGGCTGCTGCTGCTCGCGGCCGGCCTGGCGGGACTCGCCCTGACCGCGGCCGCGCTCTGGTGGGTTCTGTCCCGCCGGGGACCGGTCCGCACGGCGGCGGCCGCACTGGCCGTCGTCACCCCCGTCGCCGTCATCACCCTCTTCGCGGCCGCGAATCTGCTCTGGGTGGTCTTCGCGTCCCTGCTGCTGTGGTGCCTCGCGGTCTGGAGCGGCCGCTACGCCCTGCGCAGCACGGGCTTGAGGCCGGTACGGGTCAAGGAGTACCGCACGCCACCGCCGAAGCGCCCCTTCCTCCTGCTCAACCCTCGCTCCGGCGGTGGCAAGGTCGAGAAGTTCGACCTCAAGGAGAAGGCCGAGGCACTGGGTGCCCGGGTCGTCCTCCTCGACGCGGACCAGCACCAGGACGTCACCGTCCTGGCCAGGGCCGCCGTGGCCGACGGAGCCGACCTGCTCGGAGTCGCGGGCGGCGACGGCACGCAGGCTCTGGTCGCCGCCGTCGCGGCGGAACACGGCCTGCCGTTCCTCGTCATCTCGGCCGGCACGCGCAACCACTTCGCCATGGACCTGGGCCTGGACCGCGACGATCCGTCCACGTGCCTCGACGCCCTCACCGACGGGGTCGAACTCCGCGTCGACCTCGGCTTCGCCGACGACCGCCCCTTCGTCAACAACGCGTCGTTCGGCGTGTACGGGGCCGTCGTCCAGAGCCCGGGCTATCGCGAGGACAAGGTGGGCGCGGCGCTGGAGCGGCTGCCCGAACTGCTCACCCGGCAGAGCGGCCCGCGGCTGACGGCCGGCGCCGACGGCACCGTCATCGCCGACCCGCAGGCCGTGCTGGTGAGCAACAACCCGTACCGCATGGACGATCCGTTCGGCTTCGGCCGGCGCGAGCGGCTCGACTCCGGGAAGCTGGGCGTGCTCGCCGTCCGTGTCGACAGTGCCGTGGAAGCGGCCGAACTCCTGCTGGCCCCCCGTCCGGAGGGGCTCACGGTGCTCACCGCCCACCACGTGGTCGTCGAGGCCGACGCCTCGCACCTGGAGGTCGGCCTCGACGGTGAGGCGCTCACCCTGCCCGCCCCCGTCCACTGCCGCATCGCCCGCCGGGCCCTGCGCGTCCGGGTGCCCCGCAACCGGCCCGGAGTCCCCGAGGCGCCACCGCGCCTGGACTGGCGTCGGCTCCGCAAGCTGGCGGCGGCGGTCGGCCGTACCGCCGCACCCTCGCGCTCCCGGCGCTCCTGA
- a CDS encoding LLM class flavin-dependent oxidoreductase: MRTATTVEAAGLGSWSRQADFAVGAEDWGSTPLGGRVVGSDAPSALGFYAARAERMLLGSAVMQVGTRTPVALAQTGPADFSCSVSAD, encoded by the coding sequence ATGCGGACGGCGACGACCGTCGAGGCGGCGGGCCTCGGCTCCTGGTCCCGGCAGGCCGACTTCGCCGTCGGGGCCGAGGACTGGGGTTCGACGCCGCTGGGTGGCCGAGTCGTGGGGTCCGACGCCCCGTCCGCCCTGGGCTTCTACGCGGCCCGTGCGGAACGGATGCTGCTGGGCTCTGCGGTCATGCAGGTGGGGACGCGCACACCGGTTGCTCTCGCCCAGACGGGTCCTGCGGATTTTTCCTGCTCGGTCTCGGCCGACTGA
- a CDS encoding tryptophan 7-halogenase, which translates to MTTASPPAMVRGAGHRDRYDAVVAGGGPAGAAAAITLARAGRSVLLADAHAGPPKTSESLVPAARMLLRDLGVEPEALDRDHRLCHGTLSAWGSSDPQRIYSINDPHGHGWHLDRPAFDRLLRLQALAHGAQVAERTTVGRPTRAPGGDWRVTVTTRDRQHTIGCRWLVDATGRRARIAVHCGALRRRYDRLVAVHLRLAHAPYDNEHVSLVESAPDGWWYTAPCHPTGRLVAYFTDADLAPSTPVTPETFLDRLATTAHIAARAEGRAPCPGEVPRRCAAHTARLEPAVGEGWIAVGDAATAYDPISSQGVLTALYTGKRGGEAVVAHLDGEHPALCRYTTQLQETFNSYLLGHRTVHSWEQRWPARPFWTRRRKPMSPVEHGAAYPISSHDETA; encoded by the coding sequence GTGACCACCGCGTCGCCGCCCGCCATGGTGCGCGGCGCCGGCCACCGGGACCGGTACGACGCCGTGGTCGCCGGAGGCGGCCCGGCCGGAGCTGCTGCGGCCATCACCCTGGCCAGGGCCGGGCGCAGCGTCCTGCTCGCCGACGCGCATGCCGGACCGCCGAAAACCAGCGAGTCCCTCGTCCCGGCCGCGCGGATGCTCCTGCGCGATCTCGGCGTCGAACCCGAGGCACTCGACCGTGACCACCGCCTGTGCCACGGCACCCTCTCCGCCTGGGGATCCTCGGACCCGCAACGGATCTATTCGATCAATGACCCCCACGGACACGGCTGGCACCTCGACCGGCCCGCCTTCGACCGCCTGCTGCGCCTCCAGGCACTCGCCCACGGCGCGCAGGTCGCCGAACGCACCACCGTGGGACGCCCCACACGCGCCCCCGGCGGTGACTGGCGTGTCACGGTGACGACCCGTGACAGGCAGCACACCATCGGCTGCCGATGGCTGGTCGACGCCACCGGCAGGCGCGCCCGCATCGCCGTACACTGCGGGGCTCTCCGCCGCCGCTACGACCGACTCGTCGCCGTCCACCTGCGGCTCGCCCACGCCCCGTACGACAACGAGCACGTGTCCCTGGTGGAATCCGCACCCGACGGATGGTGGTACACCGCCCCCTGCCATCCCACCGGTCGCCTCGTCGCCTATTTCACCGACGCCGACCTGGCCCCTTCCACCCCCGTCACTCCGGAGACCTTCCTCGACAGGCTCGCCACGACCGCTCACATTGCCGCCCGCGCCGAGGGCCGCGCCCCCTGCCCCGGCGAGGTGCCGCGGCGCTGCGCCGCCCACACCGCCCGACTGGAGCCGGCGGTGGGCGAGGGGTGGATCGCCGTCGGGGATGCCGCGACCGCCTACGACCCGATCTCCTCCCAGGGCGTCCTGACCGCCCTGTACACCGGCAAACGCGGAGGCGAGGCCGTGGTCGCCCATCTCGACGGAGAGCATCCCGCGCTCTGCCGCTACACCACACAGCTGCAGGAAACCTTCAACAGCTATCTGCTCGGCCACCGCACGGTCCATTCCTGGGAACAACGCTGGCCCGCCAGGCCCTTCTGGACCCGCCGACGAAAGCCTATGTCACCCGTCGAGCACGGCGCCGCCTACCCGATCAGCTCGCATGACGAAACCGCTTGA